The Anomaloglossus baeobatrachus isolate aAnoBae1 chromosome 5, aAnoBae1.hap1, whole genome shotgun sequence genome includes the window TTTTCAAATGTGCTTGATTTTCTGGTCTCAAGTCGGATGCGACTTGcttgccatagacttcaatgtgGGTCACATGCGACTTGTCTgaaaattgttttttattttaccagAAAAACTGTAACTCTAAAAACAAGTCACAAGACGAGAAGGTAAGTTATTAAATTGTTTTTGGTCGCATGTAGACCAAGTCTGAAGTAGATGTAACGGCCCTATTGATTGCCACCCCAGAAACCTCATTGATATCCCAATAGATCTCAGGGAACGTACCTCTTTTTGCAGAACATGCAGAGGCTGCAGAACAGGAGTAGCCCTATGGCGGAGCAGAGAGGAGCGAGGATGTGGCCTTCAGACTCCGAGGTGACCAGACTTGGAGCCATAGTGGCAACCTTGACTTAGCAACTGTATGgaaggaaaggggaaaaaagtcaaAGTCCTGCGGCGTATTACAGTCAGTTGTAACATGCCGTCGGCGAGATGATGATTTTTCAAATCTTGTTTCCAGATTGTGTGCCGTAGCTCTCGGCGCGCAGGGTACGGGCTGCAGTGTCCTCGCTCTGCTGTGTTACCACTTCCTGTGCAGATGCAGGTGTGCTGGTTTGCAGCACATGTGGTTTTTTGCACAGCAGATTTTACCAGCTGAGAGGAGTGGGTTGTATTTGCCCGGAGTCAATCAACTAGACACTACGATTCTAAGGTCAAGCTCAGGCTGACGGGGACGCTGGGGTTGTCATTTCACAACAGCCACAAGTTGGTTTTTGCACCAGTGAATTCCTTGCAATAGTGGTTCTACCTGACCATAGAAGTCCATGGAGTCTTCCTGTTTGTCATTCAGCTTTCCACACACCGTGATGATATTCAAAATACATCATTCAGAGTGTTTTTGCTACCATCAGCCATGCTCCTCAATATGAGGGTCCTATCGCACAGATTCATGACGAGAATACAAGAACGGTAGCTGGGCTGACGCACAATTATATATGCGTTGGTGATGTGTATATAAATTTAGATTTACATTGAGACCACCCACATGGGCCCGGTAATGGCTGCCTATTGTGGTTGTCACTAACTGGCTGTGTGTACACGGAGTTCTTCGAGCAGTTTTTCGACGAAGTTGAAGCTGTCCAACTCCTTCTCAAAAAACAAAACGTTTCAGAAGCTTGGAGTCCCTGCTccgaaaactgcacaaaaacatTGTGTGAATATATCCACTGACTACGTAAGGGCTTTATCAATCCAGCCCAGACAACATTCGTAGAGCTGGAACCAATTGATACGGTGGTTTTCCCAATGGCCATGTAGGGCCAAGTCAACCTTCTTCTAAGGAGGCCTCCAACCAATCGTAATAATTTTTCTAAAAGTATGCTTCTCCTACTCACTAATAAAATAGCTTAAATACAAGGAGAAAGATAACCGACCCACCAGTATCTTCAACCTCATCCGTTATATAAGGGGCTTTCCAATGACAGCCTCAGCACACACAAGGGAAGATTACATCTGTGCGAAGTCAAAGGCAAGGACACCCACCCATGTCCCAATAGTCACTGTTAGCAGAGATGGGCAAACATCTCTGTAGCCTAAAAACTGACAAagggttagggtaccttcacacttagcgatgcagcagcgatccgaccagcgatctgacctggtcaggatcgctgctgcatcgctacatggtcgctggtgagctgtcaaacaggcagatctcaccagcgaccactgaacagcccccagccagcagcgacgtgcaagcgacgctgcgcttgcacggagccgccgactggaagctgcggagactggtaactaaggtaaacatcgggtatggttacccgatgtttacattagttaccagcgctgtgtgcagagagcagggagccgcgcacactgagcgctggctccttgctctcctagctgctgtacacatcgggttaattaacccgatgtgtacagcagctacatgtgcagagagcagggagccgcgcacactgagcgctggctccttgctctcctaactgctgtacacatcgggttaattaacccgatgtgtacagcagctacatgtgcagagagccggagccggcagcacaggcagcgtgagagctgcagaggctggtaactaaggtaaatatcgggtaaccaccttggttacccgatgtttatcttggttacaagcttacctcagctgtcagacgccggctcctgctccctgctcgcttcatttgtcgctctctcgctgtcacacacagcgatctgtgtgtcacagcgggagagcggctttgaagaaaacgaaccagggctgtgtgtaacgagcagcgatctcgcagcaggggccagatcgctgctcagtgtcacacacagcgagatcgctaatgaggtcactgctgcgtcacaaaaagcgtgactcagcagcgatctcggcagcgagatcgctgtgtgtgaagcaccccttattctgATCAATAATCTAAAGGAGGATGGGTGATATATGGTGGATTAGAGCCCCATTCTTGAAATAGGTGAGGGTCCCAATGGTCTGCAAGTTATTACCTAACCTTGGAACAGGTGATAAAGAGTTATTTCAATCAGTAAAAGATAAGTCATTGCTCTACTAACAATGGGAATCAAGACACGCGAGGCTCAATAGAACGATGGTCCTGGACTTCAACCAAGTAGGAAGTTGTAAAAAGTTATTCCTAGAAGGCACAACATGTTGAGGAACTTCCAAGATTCTCAGACCAAGAACAGGCACATAACTGACCTAATATGAGCAAGACGTCTTGGAATTACGTTATCATCATGTTCCCATCACACTTAGCAATGCCGGGATGCAATGTTCTAGATCTCCCACCCCATTACTTCTATTTTTCGGTAGCTCCTTACCTTTATAGAAGTTCTTCGGCCATTGGCTTTTTACCTAACATTGACCACTGCGTCCTAAGAGGAGGATATAGGAagagctggatggatggatggagactaGCGAGCAAGATGGAGTAGACAGCAGCGAGCCGACAGTGAACTAGATTCTTGTAATATCATGAACAAGGAGATAATACGGCACTCTGTCACCAGAAGCAAAGAATCTAAAGAAGCAACAGAAGGAGCAAAAAGAGCAGAATGATGTCAAGATGAAGACAAGAAGAGTCGGCGGGGAATGCAGACTACTCACAGGAAGCCGCTTGTGGTGTGGCACTCCCTTGACTTGCACATCATGACATTGAAAGGAAAGGGAAGGTGGGGGCTCGAAGACAACCCCAGGTGGAGGCACCAGGCCGCCCCAAAATAAAAATTTCATGGAACATTgtgtaaaaaatatttatttttcggtCACAAAAACAAATAAGGAGAATATACATTGTGATATATAGGTCATAGAGTCTCGCTGATCTATACAGGGGTAAATACACGGAACGCCGGCTCAGAACTGCGTCATCTTCTTGTGTGTGTCCGCCTTCTTCTGCTCTTTCTGCAGACTCCTCTCCTGCTGCTGCAGGTCTGCGAGCTCAGAGCGAGCGCTCGAGAGGCGAGATTCCAGCTGCACGCTCACTACGCTGTCTCTGCGAGAGGACGAAAAGTAAGAAAGTTGAAAGACAAGACAAGCACGTTGTATACATGAGCACAGAGTCTTGGCATCACATCAGAAGGCTACAGCTTTATCTTATCTGCTGGATAGAGGCAGCGATTTTATGGCCTCAAGCAGAAAATCTGAAAAACTCTATAGgcacctttacacactgcaacatctctagcgatatcgctgtaacgtctccggttttgtgacataatagtgaCCTCCccggcgacattgcagtgtgtgacacacatcagcgacctggctcccgcagtgaggtcgctgatcgctacaagtcgttcaggaactttttttggtcctttgtttcccactgcgcagcatgtatctgtgtgtttgacaccgttacgacGACATCATTAGcaacttagaacccagcccgtaggcgtgctatagcgttccctttcccgcccccttacctccgattggtggtgactgttgcgttctgattgggcggctttcactgaaaagaggtcaactttagcgcttccgtcctttgtttcaaagctaccttgttcctgagcgtgctggtttgcggatcattagagagttctccagtctgcaatactataaagcctatacggtaagcatcatttcattgaagctgtattgatgctgtatagataaaccggtgtggagtcgccgcacagagaactctacaaagatccgctaagcaacagaagctcaggaacaaaggatatacaagcgcgacttttgccagTCTTTCCAAACttggggtcgccaataagaacgcactagcaatcaccaatcggagctgaggggggcgtgtaaaaaggacacctaggtggcttcagtgacaaacaccacgcccctaacataggtgtgagtcttcaaatagctgctgtgtgacacgtccccaacgaccagcgaggtcgttctgcaggttcttatcgctgctgcgtcgttggcctgtttgacagctcaccagagactttccagcgatcccggccaggtcgggatcgctggtgggatcgctagaaaatctcagtgtgtaaaggggccttatggcTGCAATTCAATAATTGTATATTTTTTTGACAAGCCTTGACACTCTTACAAAGTGTTGCAAATAATGAATCAGCCGAAAACCCCAAACTCAACACACAATGGcgaattatattataatatatattatattatatatatacatatatatataaataaacaaaaaaggaaaaacagactttaaaaaaattaattaaaataacaaTTAGATGTATCCGTGGAGGTAAGATGGACCCATCTGGAGTCCAGGATGTCTATTCTACAATCATTTTGCTCAGATCTTATTAGGTCAGAGTCCCATAAGGGTAAAGCTGCTGGGCCGCAGCTGTGCCCTTATTTAATGCATTGTGCCTTACCTTCCCACATTACGTGCCAGAGCCTCAGCCATCCTCCCAATCTCCCTCTGCTTCTGCTGGATCTTCTCGGTCGTCTGTGCTAGTGCAATGTTCAGTGCCCGCTTGCTGTCCTTGCTGGCGTTGTACACTTCCTTGCCCTTCCTCTCAAGGCTGGACTCTGCCGTCTGCTTAGAAGACGACTTGTGTTCCAGTTTCTCATTTAAAAAGTCAAAGATATTGCGGGGAGCGTTGGCGCTCTGCCCAACTCTTGGTGGCTTGGGCTGGCGCTTCTTCTTGGCTCTGGGAACAGCCTGCCCTCCTTTCTGCTTCCGCTGTCGGAATTCTAAGCATTGATCCAGAGATTTGCCTTTAGGTAAGACCACGGCCTGAACAGGCTCCACTCGCCCCTCCGAATTCTTTCCAAGACCTGAAAAACGCAGATAAAACATATGGTGACTGGGGCAGAACCATAAATATTCTGGTGTATACTCACATGATtaggtcttaaagggaatctgtcaccagaattttgcAACTTCATCTGACAGTAGCATAATTTagtgatagagaccctgattccagcaatgtgtcccttattgagctgtttgctgaAATTTTGATAAAAGTTTGATCTGCTGCAGATCTGCCAGTTCTCTGAATACCAAAATctatataaccccacccccaccaatgATTAGCCGATTTTagcctatacacagtgtacacagaaagctgccaatcagtggagggggtggggttatacgcagcttatgaatatggaggactacctggaaGCTACTAGTCCTCTAGTAATATGTGGCCAGTGGCTTTCCTGCTTTCCATTGGGTCTTATATATGGGGACTGGTGACGATTTCCCCAAGTTGAGATTTTTCTAGCCCTGTATGGACGTATATCAATTGGATAAACAGTGTCAGGGCTCGCGTGAGGCGCCCAATCCCCGCCTTCGGataaaatgagttaatcaacaggaagtgagtggcagccgcagcactcacttcctgttgattaactcattttatCCGAAGGTGGTGAAAGAGAAGCCAGCGGGGATTGGGCgcggggctcacatgacatcacaacCTCACGTGAACGATGGAAAAGTGTGACCCAACACGGGAGGTGACTATagacttttttattttaaatgggggaaacatggaatcagaaAGGGATGTCCTTGTAATAGACAACACCTTTAAAGGAACTGTCTGTCAgcataaaatgactgttcaaaccaagcacaggtgctcgATGCACCCCTGGTGTGGCCACACTTTCCATTGGAATAAAAATACAAACGCTGAGATGTATCTACAGGACCAAATAAACTCACCTTTTCCTATCTCGTACCCCATGCGAGCCATGAGTTTGGACCCTATGCCACGAGTATGAGCCTCCCATCCTGCAAATTCAGAGCTACAGGTGGTAACCCCAACTTCTCCATTGTCCATGAGGACTGCAAAACAAAGGAAGGTGTCCATGATACACGTGCAGAACGACACACTACAAACAGTAAAGGGTTATTCCAGTTTTATGTAACCAACTCTAAACCATTGTATGATAAAGTATAAAATCTATTTCCTTCCCATTTTCAGGATCTCTGATTACTAACCAGGAACTTAGATGCTGAAACCCTACAGCTATAGACCCACCACTGCTGAAGAGTGGCTGGTCTATAGCCCACCCTCATCACCCGCCATCTGTGTTGGGTAAATGATTAGTATGTAGTCCTGCTTGTTTAGATCACAGAGGATGTTCTcaactggatacaattgtaacaaaccctcatctGTGAGATGTACGTGAATGAGATGAAAGTTTTGTGATTGGTTTAATTCActgaaaaacacaaaacacaaagaCCCCAGATTTATCATTTGCATTTTTTAGGGACTTTCACTTTTCTTACTTGGAGTTTTTTCAATCTGCAGCGAATTCTTCAAAATAGCGTAAGAGGGTgaattattttttttgcaaaatcaAAACTATTCTTCTTTCCTGCCCTTTAactttttttgcattattttaaATAGTCTCTTATTCTTTAAAATGTTGCCTGTTTGTTTTCTTAAAATAAATGACATAACCCAAGTTTAGTAGAGAACAAATTCAcgatgactcagtggttagcactgcatggtgactcagtggttagcactgcatggcgactcagtggttagcactgcatggcgactcagtggttagcactgcatggcgactcagtggttagcactgcatggcgactcagtggttagcactgcatggcgactcagtggttagcactgcatggcgactcagtggttagcactgcatggcgactcagtggttagcactgcatggcgactcagtggttagcactgcatggcgactcagtggttagcactgcatggtgactcagtggttagcactacatggtgactcagtggttagcactgcagtcttgcagcgctgggctcctgggttcaaatcccaccaagaacatctgcaaggagtttgtatgttctccccgtgtttgcgtgggtttcctccgggttctccggttttctcccacactccaaaaacatattgatagggaatttagattgtaagccccaatggggacagtgatggaaaatgtctgtaaagtgctgcagaatatgataaCGCTATATAAGCAatgaataatctatatatatatataattgccttattctgtctgtctgtctgtcttgctccaaaattgtgtgtccttacggtgacacaaagctgattggccgctgggctcgccatggccccgcccccccgcacggattggccgctcgcccaggctccgcccgcacacggattggccggctgctTGCTCAGGCTCCGccacccacacggattggcctctcgccccggcaccctgcacgcattggcaactcagccacgccccgcccccctcacgcaatgcacgctcgctctgaccccgccccccgcacgcatttcccgaaccgacacggagccacgactcccaggtgagtactgtacccccgggagcccacatcagcgtacgcctccaacccagccgacacataccctcgcattgctggggttgccgccgtatgctggtgtgggctcccgtgcgagcgggggacaggatacgctggtaaccatggtagcatagttaccagcgcatcaaggtcctgcagcggcggaacatacacacacacatcacatcgcatccacacactcacaacatcctgggatatcgcttgcttctcggcggcgatactgtggagtgaccttccaggacctgccggaggatcacatggccagaagcatgtggtatctccggatgttgtgagtatgtgcgatattgtcggtgtgtgtgtgtgtatgcgatcggatgtgtgtgagtgtgttctgatgtgtgagtgtgtgtgtgtgagtgtatgcgatcggatctgtgagtgtcggcagaggagcacggcgtgctgggggaggctgggaggagagaggctgatcctggggaaggctgggagggtgtaggctgatgctggggtaggctgatgctggggtaggctgggagggtgtaggctgatgctgggggaggctgaaaggagagaggctgatgctgggggaggctgggaggagagaggctgatgctgggggaggctgatgctgggggaggctgggaggagggaggctgggagtagagaggctgatgctggaggaggctgtgaggaggaaggctgatgctgggggaggctgggaggagagaggctgatgctggggaggcttggaggagagaggctgatgctggaggaggctgtgaggaggaaggctgatgctgggggaggctgggaggagagaggctgatgctgggggaggcttggaggagagaggctgatgctgggggaggcttggagggggaggctgagagggggaggctgatgctgggggaggctgggaggagagaggctgatgctggaggaggctgtgaggaggaaggctgatgctgggggaggctgggaggagagaggctgatgctgggggaggcttggaggagagaggctgatgctggaggaggctgtgaggaggaaggctgatgctgggggaggctgggaggagagaggctgatgctgggggaggcttggaggagagaggctgatgctgggggaggcttggagggggaggctgagagggggaggctgatgctgggggaggctgggaggaaggaggctgggaggggggaggctgagagaagagaggctgaggctgggaggagaggctgatgctgggaggagagaggctgatgctgggaggagagaggctgatgctgggagagaggctgatgctgggaggagagaggctgatgctgggaggagagaggctgatgctgggaggagagaggctgatgctgggaggagagaggctgatgctgggaggagagaggctgatgctgggggcagagaggctgatgctgggaggagagaggctgatgctgggggcagagaggctgatgctggtgcagcatgggggatggagcacgatggggagtgcgcagcatgggggatggagcacgtttgggagtgcgcagcatggcggatggagcacgtttgggagtgcgcagcatgggggatggagcacgatggggggtgcgcagcatgggggatggagcacgatgggaggtgcacacctccccccaacacacacacacacacacacacacacacacacacactgggaaccacaaacaccgccctacacagacacccacacacacagacaacgctgcacacacacaacacccaacacacaaacaccgcggcatacataaatatacgcacataccacgcaacacacacacattgcacaaaacacaccacacccacacaaaccgcgcaacacacaacgctacagacacacagcgctccacaaacaacgcaacacacgcaacacacatacaacaccgctctcaccccatgccacacccagacaacacccagaacatgtacagcgccctacacaaacacttggtaactacagacaacaacatctatatatatatatatatatatatatatatatatatatatatattatattatatataaaaaaaaaatcatacattaactacacaatacgtaaattctagaatacccgatgtgtagaatcgggccaaATTGTAGGACATTCTGAAAAGTTGCAAATGATAAATTTTCACACAAGGATTACACTTCAGACTGGAGAAGCCATTTACCACAAGAGACAAATGCCATTTACCTGTGGCATAGCCAGAGTCCTCCGCTCCGTCCAGGTCTTCCTCATCCGATGACGATGACCTGTCATTCTCCCGCAGAGGTGGAATAATGGCGTCGGCCTCCAGAACCGCATCTTTCAGCAGCAGGGAGTCATATTTTACCGTGTAAAAGTTGTCATCTACATCTGCAAAGACGATGAAGGTGTACAGTCGGTGTGTGACCACAGGACGGATATATGGGGACAATGTGACAGCATCAGCCTATACCTGTAATGCGGGCTGGGTACCAGATGCCATCCTCGTGTCTGGCAAGGCAGGGAGTATCAATCCTAAGATTGCTGAGATCTGGTTCTTCAAAGACCTGGAGCTCACTGACGGGCACAACCTGTCCATGGGAAAACCTGAGCAAAATATGAAAAGGGTGTTAGACCATAGCGAGTTTCCACCCTCCACCCATCAAAACCATTAGCCTCATCTAATTCAGCTACCAGCAATTGCAAACAAGGAATTTCAGCAGACAGGTCCCAGCTTAGCATGAgtatctcctgaaatactctgtgctgctgggaggggcTGCTCTCCGCTATCTAGCAATCAATGAACTACATGTATAGTGACACTATTCTAACTACCGTTGATGGACAGGTCACTGCCTCCCACAAATATAACAGTTGTCTCCTGAAATACcggatttttcgctttataagacgcacccccaaatttggtgaaggaaaagagatttttttttaatgttaaatggggtccatcttataatgccagtgtccgcctaacaaattatatagggtatatgtccctcatagccctccatcataaaattagccccccttaatctggatatggcccccttatattgaatatagccccccttgtgctgggacatgtccccctgtgctgcccatggcccctatagatggcacacctcccctgtgtttgatatggcccccatactgctgcccatggcccctatagatggcacacctcccctgtgtttgatatgaccCCCATACTGCTGGCCAAGGCCACTAtaaatggcacatctcccctgtgtttgatctggcccccatactgctgcccatggccactat containing:
- the ZGPAT gene encoding zinc finger CCCH-type with G patch domain-containing protein, with amino-acid sequence MDEESLVSAVQTYRAQLEQVRLSLHGDVDTAQKADLIQLQADLQQLIELTESSLLSVQKANLLSALGEPPSSSSQDEEYEAFKEAIGELSHEHEPQETTDPNSEEEEDDDDDEEDEGVSGMKVKAPYYSTWGTLEYHNAMVVGSEHTESGDAGVRVLYLYPTHKAMKPCPYFLDGKCRFNENCRFSHGQVVPVSELQVFEEPDLSNLRIDTPCLARHEDGIWYPARITDVDDNFYTVKYDSLLLKDAVLEADAIIPPLRENDRSSSSDEEDLDGAEDSGYATVLMDNGEVGVTTCSSEFAGWEAHTRGIGSKLMARMGYEIGKGLGKNSEGRVEPVQAVVLPKGKSLDQCLEFRQRKQKGGQAVPRAKKKRQPKPPRVGQSANAPRNIFDFLNEKLEHKSSSKQTAESSLERKGKEVYNASKDSKRALNIALAQTTEKIQQKQREIGRMAEALARNVGRDSVVSVQLESRLSSARSELADLQQQERSLQKEQKKADTHKKMTQF